A stretch of the Kushneria konosiri genome encodes the following:
- a CDS encoding BON domain-containing protein, whose translation MNKHTLFRLTGALLLGATLATSGCSTITGSSGYGTRTSYAIDQDTQTARMLWDSIRATDSLDNTHINVDVYNGFALLTGQVGTEAQKAQAGELATQLKGVRHLRNELSVGPNSSTQQRLQDTWITSRVKARITASNQINSDRVRVLTENGTVYLMGMVRASEADYLVRLVSQTSGVQRIVKAFEYLGV comes from the coding sequence ATGAATAAGCATACACTTTTCCGGCTGACAGGCGCCCTGCTGCTCGGCGCCACACTTGCAACCAGCGGCTGCAGCACCATTACCGGCAGCAGCGGTTATGGCACCCGCACCAGCTATGCCATCGATCAGGACACGCAGACTGCCCGCATGCTCTGGGACAGTATCCGGGCCACCGACAGCCTGGATAACACCCACATCAATGTTGATGTCTATAACGGCTTTGCATTGCTGACCGGTCAGGTCGGCACCGAGGCCCAGAAGGCACAGGCAGGTGAACTCGCCACGCAACTGAAAGGCGTGCGCCATCTGCGCAATGAGTTGAGTGTCGGCCCCAACAGTTCAACGCAGCAGCGACTGCAGGACACCTGGATCACTTCGCGAGTGAAGGCCCGCATCACCGCCAGCAATCAGATCAACAGCGACCGGGTCAGGGTTCTCACCGAAAATGGCACGGTGTATTTGATGGGAATGGTTCGCGCCAGCGAGGCAGACTATCTTGTTCGACTGGTCTCACAGACCAGCGGCGTACAGCGCATCGTCAAGGCCTTCGAATATCTGGGCGTATAA
- a CDS encoding ClpXP protease specificity-enhancing factor, whose translation MHSSRPYLIRALYQWLLDNDCTPYVVVDAERTGVVVPEQFVQNGQIVLNIGPGAVRELFMENDMVAFNARFGGQPMTVELPIDAIIAIYARENGVGMVFGQEPVMPDDAADSAEPDNDDLDERDSHLGAVARTDEDQGEGGNDDDDDGSRPPKGRPSLKVIK comes from the coding sequence ATGCATTCCAGCCGTCCCTATCTGATTCGTGCGCTATATCAGTGGCTGCTGGACAACGACTGCACACCCTATGTCGTTGTCGATGCCGAGCGCACGGGTGTGGTGGTACCAGAGCAGTTCGTCCAGAACGGCCAGATTGTTCTCAATATTGGTCCAGGCGCCGTTCGAGAGCTTTTCATGGAAAACGACATGGTGGCTTTCAATGCACGTTTCGGCGGCCAGCCAATGACCGTTGAGCTGCCCATCGATGCCATCATTGCCATCTACGCGCGTGAAAATGGTGTGGGCATGGTTTTCGGTCAGGAGCCTGTCATGCCGGACGATGCTGCCGATTCAGCCGAGCCCGACAATGATGATCTCGACGAGCGGGACTCTCATCTGGGCGCGGTGGCGAGAACGGATGAGGATCAGGGTGAGGGTGGAAACGACGATGACGACGACGGCTCACGCCCGCCCAAGGGGCGACCGTCCCTGAAGGTCATCAAGTAA
- the sspA gene encoding stringent starvation protein SspA: MGVVAKRSSMTFYTGSDDHYSHRVRIVLAEKGISVDIIEVNDEHRPAELADLNPYNSVPTLIDRDLVLYESKVMMEYLDERFPHPPLLPVYPVARAQSRLWMHRIEREWCPMVERILSPGSKKEVEQARKELRESLIGISPIFEDIPFFMSEEFSLVDCCLAPILWRLPALGVELPEQQVKPLMGYMERLFARDAFRASLLESERELRT; encoded by the coding sequence ATGGGTGTTGTGGCCAAACGATCGTCAATGACGTTCTATACAGGCAGTGACGACCATTACAGCCATCGCGTCAGGATCGTGCTGGCCGAAAAGGGGATTTCCGTTGATATCATTGAGGTCAACGATGAGCATCGTCCAGCAGAGCTGGCCGACCTTAACCCCTATAATAGTGTGCCGACACTGATCGATCGTGACCTGGTTCTTTATGAATCCAAGGTCATGATGGAGTACTTGGATGAGCGTTTTCCGCATCCGCCTCTGTTGCCGGTCTACCCGGTAGCGCGAGCGCAAAGCCGCCTCTGGATGCACCGTATTGAGCGTGAATGGTGCCCGATGGTGGAGCGCATTCTGTCGCCTGGCTCCAAGAAGGAAGTCGAACAGGCGCGCAAGGAGTTGCGTGAGAGTCTTATCGGCATCAGCCCGATTTTTGAAGATATTCCGTTTTTCATGAGCGAAGAGTTCTCGCTGGTAGACTGCTGCCTCGCTCCCATTCTCTGGCGTTTGCCGGCACTGGGTGTTGAACTACCCGAGCAGCAGGTCAAACCGCTGATGGGCTATATGGAAAGACTGTTCGCTCGAGATGCCTTCAGAGCATCGCTTCTTGAGTCGGAGCGTGAGCTTCGGACCTGA
- the rpsI gene encoding 30S ribosomal protein S9, with translation MAQQQYYGTGRRKTSTARVFLRPGNGKITVNKRELNEYFGRVTAQMVVRQPLELTELTEQFDIYVTVQGGGGSAQAGAIRHGITRALMEYNEELRTPLRSAGYVTRDARMVERKKVGLRKARRRPQFSKR, from the coding sequence ATGGCACAGCAGCAGTACTACGGCACAGGCCGCCGCAAGACCTCTACCGCACGCGTTTTTCTGCGTCCCGGTAATGGCAAGATCACGGTCAACAAGCGTGAGCTCAACGAATACTTTGGCCGCGTTACCGCGCAGATGGTTGTGCGCCAGCCGCTTGAGCTGACCGAGCTGACCGAACAGTTCGACATTTATGTCACCGTTCAGGGTGGCGGCGGTTCTGCACAGGCAGGCGCCATCCGTCACGGCATTACTCGTGCCCTGATGGAATACAATGAAGAACTGCGCACACCGCTGCGCAGCGCCGGCTACGTGACGCGTGATGCGCGTATGGTCGAGCGTAAGAAGGTTGGTCTGCGCAAGGCACGTCGTCGTCCCCAGTTCTCCAAGCGTTAA
- the rplM gene encoding 50S ribosomal protein L13 translates to MKTFSAKPQSVQRDWYVIDAEDKTLGRLATEIARRLRGKHKPEYTPHVDTGDYIVVVNAEKVRVTGKKSFAKQYYRHTGYPGGLRSMNFEQMIDHAPERVIEIAVKGMLPKGPLGRAMYSKLKVYAGGEHPHAAQQPQALNL, encoded by the coding sequence ATGAAGACGTTCAGCGCCAAACCGCAGTCCGTGCAGCGCGACTGGTATGTCATCGACGCGGAAGACAAGACTCTGGGTCGACTGGCAACCGAGATCGCTCGCCGTCTGCGTGGCAAACACAAGCCCGAATATACTCCTCACGTTGACACCGGTGACTACATCGTTGTCGTCAACGCCGAGAAAGTCCGTGTGACCGGCAAGAAGTCCTTTGCCAAGCAGTATTATCGCCATACCGGTTATCCGGGCGGCCTGCGTTCGATGAATTTCGAGCAGATGATCGATCATGCGCCCGAGCGTGTCATCGAAATCGCTGTCAAGGGAATGCTGCCCAAGGGCCCGCTGGGTCGCGCCATGTACTCCAAGCTCAAGGTTTATGCCGGTGGTGAGCATCCTCATGCGGCACAGCAACCCCAGGCACTGAATCTCTAA
- the zapE gene encoding cell division protein ZapE, with protein sequence MSRLSPREQYRQDLEREGFQHDSSQEKAVEHLQRLYEALTSRPRPKPATVAADSGIKSKMSGFFGRKSAPSTPAAPAEPDVKGLYFWGGVGRGKTWLVDTFHDSLPFDDKMRTHFHRFMQRVHKELEVHKGQKNPLTQVAAKLAGEARVICLDEFFVKDITDAMILGNLLDALFAQGVVLVTTSNIVPDELYKNGLQRDRFLPAIDLLNRHCEVVNVDAGIDYRMRTLTRKEVFHTPPGDSADEALQESFVHLAGEPGEEETLRINGRALKARRCHEGVVWFDFKTLCDGPRSQNDYIELSRQYHSVLISNVPVMGAAIEDQARRFINLVDEFYDRAVKLVMSAEAEPESLYSGGELAFEFERTVSRLQEMQSSEYLALTHKP encoded by the coding sequence ATGTCCAGACTTTCCCCGCGAGAACAGTACCGTCAGGATCTTGAGCGTGAAGGCTTTCAGCATGACAGCTCTCAGGAAAAGGCCGTTGAACATCTCCAGCGCCTTTATGAAGCACTGACCAGTCGGCCACGTCCCAAACCTGCCACGGTCGCAGCTGATAGCGGGATCAAGTCAAAAATGTCAGGGTTTTTTGGCAGGAAAAGTGCTCCTTCTACCCCGGCGGCGCCTGCCGAGCCTGATGTCAAGGGACTCTATTTCTGGGGCGGTGTGGGACGGGGAAAGACCTGGCTGGTGGACACCTTTCATGACAGTCTGCCCTTTGATGACAAGATGCGTACGCACTTTCATCGTTTCATGCAGCGTGTGCACAAGGAACTTGAGGTTCACAAGGGCCAAAAGAACCCGCTGACCCAGGTGGCGGCAAAACTGGCCGGCGAGGCCAGAGTCATCTGCCTTGATGAGTTTTTCGTCAAGGACATTACCGATGCCATGATCCTGGGCAATCTGCTCGATGCCCTTTTTGCTCAGGGGGTGGTGCTGGTAACGACTTCCAACATTGTACCGGATGAGCTGTATAAAAATGGTCTGCAGCGGGATCGTTTCCTGCCCGCCATTGATCTGCTCAACCGCCACTGCGAAGTGGTCAATGTCGATGCGGGCATTGATTATCGAATGCGTACCCTGACCCGCAAAGAAGTGTTTCATACCCCACCGGGGGACAGCGCTGACGAGGCGCTGCAGGAGAGCTTTGTTCATCTGGCAGGAGAGCCGGGTGAAGAAGAAACGCTGCGCATCAATGGACGGGCGCTGAAGGCTCGACGCTGTCATGAGGGGGTGGTCTGGTTCGACTTCAAGACGCTTTGTGATGGTCCGCGCAGTCAAAACGACTATATCGAGCTCTCAAGGCAGTATCACAGCGTGCTGATTTCCAACGTGCCGGTGATGGGGGCAGCAATCGAGGATCAGGCGCGTCGCTTTATCAATCTGGTGGATGAGTTTTATGACCGCGCCGTCAAACTGGTCATGTCGGCGGAGGCCGAGCCGGAATCACTCTATAGCGGCGGTGAGCTTGCCTTTGAATTCGAACGTACCGTGTCGCGCCTTCAGGAGATGCAGTCAAGCGAGTATCTGGCGTTGACTCACAAGCCCTGA
- a CDS encoding YhcB family protein, giving the protein MNEGNIDWVVAAVALLAGIVIGVLIRHFSGSQRATSQKLKQRLAETELELKGLRENVNTHFTDVTTLARNLARQSEALQSRLDADASALASDPALKRRPKVDATEESEEDTTSLHIPRDYADGNGTLDESYGLRQKQESHGTDPQPPRY; this is encoded by the coding sequence TTGAACGAAGGCAACATTGATTGGGTAGTCGCCGCTGTGGCACTGCTGGCAGGCATCGTGATCGGCGTACTGATTCGACATTTTTCGGGCAGTCAGAGAGCCACCAGCCAGAAGCTCAAGCAGCGTCTGGCCGAAACCGAACTTGAACTCAAGGGGTTGCGCGAGAACGTGAATACGCATTTTACCGATGTCACGACACTGGCGCGCAACCTTGCCCGCCAGAGCGAAGCGCTCCAGTCACGACTCGACGCCGACGCCAGTGCTCTGGCCAGTGACCCGGCCCTGAAGCGCCGCCCGAAGGTTGATGCAACCGAAGAGAGTGAAGAAGACACAACTTCTCTTCACATTCCTCGTGACTATGCCGACGGCAATGGGACCCTCGATGAAAGTTACGGGCTGCGTCAGAAGCAGGAAAGTCACGGCACCGACCCGCAACCCCCCCGCTACTGA
- a CDS encoding Nif3-like dinuclear metal center hexameric protein, which yields MIERRVLLEDMKTLLAPQRFKDFTVNGLQVGGGEQVGRVMSGVTASQDLLDEAVAWQADMVLVHHGYFWKNEPVAITGMKQRRIATLLAHGINLVAWHLPLDAHATLGNNVLLADRMGWTVRGVLDGEVGQGLLYHGDMPECSQQALAEQLHRQLAHKPLMISGHDRPVRRIAWCTGGAQDMIIDAAEAGMDAFVSGEVSERTTHLAREMGITYYAAGHHATERDGIRALGEWLAQRHDIEHRFVDIDNPV from the coding sequence ATGATCGAGCGCAGGGTGCTGCTGGAAGACATGAAGACACTGCTCGCGCCGCAGCGCTTCAAGGACTTTACCGTCAACGGTCTTCAGGTCGGGGGTGGGGAGCAGGTTGGGCGTGTCATGAGTGGTGTGACGGCCAGCCAGGATCTGCTCGATGAGGCGGTGGCATGGCAGGCCGACATGGTGCTGGTTCACCATGGCTACTTCTGGAAAAACGAACCTGTAGCGATTACCGGCATGAAGCAGCGGCGCATCGCCACGCTTCTGGCCCATGGCATCAATCTGGTAGCCTGGCATCTACCATTGGACGCGCACGCAACGCTTGGCAATAACGTTTTGCTGGCTGATCGAATGGGGTGGACGGTACGGGGTGTCCTTGACGGTGAGGTGGGGCAGGGGCTTTTGTACCACGGTGACATGCCTGAATGTTCACAGCAGGCGCTGGCCGAACAGCTTCATCGGCAACTGGCGCACAAGCCTTTGATGATTTCCGGTCATGATCGTCCTGTCCGGCGGATTGCGTGGTGCACGGGCGGCGCACAGGACATGATCATTGATGCGGCGGAGGCCGGCATGGATGCCTTCGTTTCCGGTGAAGTCTCGGAACGCACCACACATCTGGCTCGAGAAATGGGAATTACCTATTATGCCGCCGGCCATCATGCCACCGAGCGTGATGGTATAAGAGCTCTGGGCGAATGGCTGGCGCAGCGTCACGACATCGAGCATCGCTTTGTCGATATCGATAATCCGGTGTAA
- a CDS encoding Do family serine endopeptidase → MRRFLVPLIWPVVCGVLLALVMLDHMPQIIDSGDHSASDGRQAQAVAPSSITPTITPPVQRTPPVTRNAAPLQRGPGTASYSDAVQHAAPAVVNVYSSRLVERDHHPLMSDPFFEQFFGNSQSGRRRMLSSLGSGVIVSDEGYILTNNHVISGADEVQVALQDGRETLATVIGTDPETDLAVLKIDLDNLPVIDLADATNTRVGDIALAIGNPFGVGQTVTMGIISATGRNHLGLNAYEDFIQTDAAINPGNSGGALVNSEGALVGINTAIFSRTGGSQGIGFAIPTNLAHGILNDLVTRGRVVRGWLGIEAREVSSSLASSLDINAPRGVVVSDVVDGGPAAQAGIKVGDLILSIDGKPLLDAQTAMVDIAEIEPGRQLPIELYRNGKRFKVTVSVGERPSRPVTPVQSEN, encoded by the coding sequence ATGCGCCGATTTCTGGTGCCCCTGATCTGGCCTGTTGTCTGTGGTGTATTGCTGGCGCTGGTCATGCTGGATCACATGCCACAGATCATCGACTCTGGCGATCACTCTGCAAGCGATGGCCGACAGGCTCAGGCTGTTGCGCCATCATCCATTACACCGACGATTACACCCCCCGTACAGCGCACGCCGCCCGTCACCCGAAATGCGGCGCCACTGCAGCGTGGCCCGGGCACGGCAAGCTACTCTGACGCCGTACAACATGCAGCTCCCGCCGTGGTCAATGTCTATTCGTCAAGACTGGTGGAGCGTGACCATCATCCGCTGATGTCCGACCCTTTCTTCGAACAGTTTTTTGGCAACAGCCAATCCGGCCGCCGTCGCATGCTGTCGAGTCTTGGCTCTGGCGTCATCGTCAGTGATGAGGGCTACATTCTTACCAACAATCACGTTATCAGCGGCGCTGATGAAGTACAGGTGGCTCTGCAGGATGGTCGGGAAACGCTGGCTACCGTGATCGGCACCGACCCGGAAACGGATCTTGCCGTGCTCAAGATTGATCTGGACAACCTCCCGGTCATCGATCTGGCCGATGCGACCAACACTCGCGTCGGCGACATTGCCCTGGCCATTGGCAACCCCTTTGGCGTAGGTCAGACCGTCACCATGGGCATCATCAGCGCCACCGGTCGAAACCACCTGGGCCTGAATGCCTATGAGGATTTCATCCAGACGGACGCGGCGATCAATCCGGGCAACTCAGGGGGCGCGCTGGTCAATTCCGAAGGCGCGCTGGTGGGCATCAATACAGCCATCTTCTCACGCACCGGTGGGTCACAGGGCATCGGTTTTGCCATTCCTACCAATCTGGCACACGGCATTCTCAACGATCTTGTGACCCGCGGGCGCGTGGTCAGGGGCTGGCTGGGAATCGAGGCGAGAGAAGTCAGCTCAAGCCTGGCCTCGTCGCTGGACATCAACGCCCCGCGCGGCGTTGTGGTCTCGGATGTCGTGGATGGTGGTCCGGCAGCCCAGGCCGGTATCAAGGTAGGGGATCTGATTCTGTCGATAGACGGCAAACCGTTGCTGGATGCTCAGACGGCCATGGTGGATATCGCAGAGATTGAACCCGGCAGGCAGCTACCGATAGAGCTTTATCGTAACGGCAAACGCTTCAAGGTGACGGTCAGTGTGGGAGAGCGCCCAAGCCGACCGGTAACGCCGGTTCAGTCCGAGAACTGA
- the hisD gene encoding histidinol dehydrogenase, whose amino-acid sequence MDKQSIHRLSTRQPDFETRLDTLLDWESVSSAEIQQSVDRIIADVRSRGDAAVIDLTRQFDRLDVQDMSALTLTAERLEQAWQGLPEAQRQALAVAGDRIRAYHERQKPEPWSYQEADGTMLGQKVTPLDRAGVYVPGGKAAYPSSVLMNVIPAHVAGVEDIVMVVPTPDGVLNELVLAAAHVAGVARVFTIGGAQAVAALAYGTETIPKVDKIVGPGNIFVATAKRAVFGQVGIDMIAGPSEILVVSDGGTDPDWLAMDLFSQAEHDEDAQAILISWDAEHLEAVAESIERLLPTLERAEIVRESLSRRGALILVEDEAQALSLINRIAPEHLELSVEEPQRLVEHVRHAGAIFMGRYTAEALGDYCAGPNHVLPTSGTARFSSPLGVYDFQKRSSLIQCSPQGASTLGQTASVLARGESLTAHARSAENRIGSHKD is encoded by the coding sequence ATGGACAAGCAAAGCATACATCGACTTTCTACACGCCAGCCGGATTTTGAAACCCGGCTGGATACGTTGCTGGACTGGGAAAGCGTGTCAAGCGCCGAGATCCAGCAAAGTGTTGATCGCATCATTGCTGATGTTCGCAGTCGCGGCGATGCGGCCGTGATCGATCTGACCCGTCAGTTCGATCGTCTTGACGTTCAGGACATGTCGGCACTCACGCTCACAGCTGAGCGGCTCGAACAGGCGTGGCAGGGGCTGCCGGAAGCGCAGCGTCAGGCGCTGGCCGTGGCGGGGGATCGCATTCGCGCCTACCACGAGCGGCAAAAGCCCGAACCCTGGTCCTACCAGGAGGCCGATGGCACCATGCTGGGTCAAAAGGTAACGCCGCTCGACAGGGCGGGGGTCTATGTTCCCGGCGGTAAGGCAGCCTATCCCTCATCTGTTCTGATGAATGTCATTCCGGCGCATGTCGCTGGTGTGGAAGACATTGTCATGGTCGTGCCGACACCGGATGGCGTGCTTAATGAGCTGGTGCTGGCTGCGGCTCACGTGGCCGGTGTGGCACGGGTGTTCACCATTGGCGGTGCCCAGGCCGTGGCAGCGCTGGCTTATGGCACCGAAACGATCCCGAAGGTCGACAAGATCGTGGGGCCTGGCAACATTTTTGTTGCAACGGCCAAGCGTGCCGTGTTCGGGCAGGTCGGTATCGACATGATTGCCGGGCCTTCCGAGATCCTGGTGGTATCCGATGGCGGCACCGATCCGGATTGGCTGGCGATGGATCTTTTTTCGCAGGCCGAGCACGACGAAGATGCCCAGGCCATTTTGATCAGCTGGGATGCCGAGCACCTGGAGGCGGTCGCAGAAAGCATCGAGCGTCTGCTGCCGACCCTTGAGCGTGCCGAGATCGTGCGTGAATCGCTGTCGCGTCGCGGTGCCCTGATTCTGGTGGAAGACGAAGCGCAGGCACTGTCGCTGATCAATCGTATCGCCCCTGAGCATCTGGAGCTTTCGGTAGAAGAGCCGCAGCGGCTGGTCGAACACGTTCGCCATGCCGGTGCCATCTTCATGGGACGCTACACTGCCGAGGCTCTGGGTGATTACTGTGCCGGCCCCAACCATGTCCTGCCGACGTCCGGCACGGCGCGTTTTTCCTCGCCTCTGGGGGTTTATGACTTCCAGAAGCGCTCGTCGCTGATTCAGTGCTCGCCGCAGGGGGCGTCAACGCTGGGGCAGACGGCCTCCGTGCTGGCAAGAGGCGAGTCGTTGACGGCACACGCCCGTTCGGCAGAAAACCGTATCGGCAGTCACAAGGACTGA
- the hisG gene encoding ATP phosphoribosyltransferase — translation MSKPLILALSKGRILKETLPLLAAAGIEPLEPLDKSRKLLFDTTLDNVKLVILRAVDVPTYVQMGAADVGVAGKDVLLEHGAQGLYEPLDLDISRCRLMTAGIEGVTPGRARRRVATKFVNIARRYYSDLGIQAEVIKLYGAMELAPLMNLADEIVDIVDTGNTLRANGMAPRELIADISTRLVVNKASMTVEHARLGPLIERLGQAVAERRQSDVTS, via the coding sequence ATGAGTAAACCGTTGATACTGGCGCTCTCCAAGGGGCGGATTCTCAAGGAGACGCTGCCGCTGCTGGCGGCTGCCGGCATTGAGCCGCTGGAGCCGCTCGACAAGAGCCGAAAGCTGTTGTTCGATACCACGCTCGACAACGTCAAGCTGGTCATTTTGCGTGCCGTCGATGTGCCGACCTATGTGCAGATGGGTGCCGCGGACGTGGGCGTGGCCGGCAAGGATGTCCTGCTCGAGCATGGTGCTCAGGGGCTTTATGAACCGCTGGATCTGGATATTTCACGCTGCCGTCTGATGACGGCGGGCATCGAGGGCGTTACGCCCGGTCGTGCTCGACGTCGCGTGGCGACCAAGTTCGTCAATATTGCCCGGCGCTATTACTCGGATCTGGGTATTCAGGCCGAGGTCATCAAGCTTTATGGAGCGATGGAGCTGGCACCGCTGATGAACCTCGCCGATGAGATTGTCGATATCGTGGACACCGGCAATACCCTGCGGGCCAACGGCATGGCGCCGCGTGAGTTGATTGCCGATATCAGTACGCGGCTGGTGGTCAACAAGGCATCCATGACGGTGGAGCATGCTCGACTGGGGCCGCTGATCGAGCGTCTGGGTCAGGCGGTGGCCGAACGTCGCCAGAGCGATGTGACCTCCTGA
- the murA gene encoding UDP-N-acetylglucosamine 1-carboxyvinyltransferase yields MDKLIISGGRPLSGEVWTSGAKNSALPILAATLLADEPVIIGNLPHLQDITTTLELLGRMGVEPIMGEKMSIQLDGRVRDCHAPYDLVKKMRASILVLGPLLAHFGTADVSLPGGCAIGSRPVDLHIRGLQAMGADIRVEGGYIRARAPGGLKGAHIVLDTVTVTGTENLLMAATLAKGRTVLENAAREPEIVDLAECLIAMGANISGHGSSTITIEGVERLHGCRYDVMPDRIETGTFLVAAAATRGRVRVRNARADTMEAVLLKLEEAGAEIETGDGWISLDMHGRRPKAVNIRTAPYPAFPTDMQAQFVALNAVAEGSGRVVETIFENRFMHVQEINRMGADISLEGNTALVNGVEHLSGAPVMATDLRASASLVIAALVAEGETVVDRIYHIDRGYECIEEKLQLMGARIRRVPR; encoded by the coding sequence ATGGATAAACTGATTATCAGCGGTGGCCGGCCGCTGTCCGGCGAAGTCTGGACCTCGGGTGCCAAGAATTCGGCCCTGCCTATTCTTGCGGCCACCTTGCTGGCCGATGAACCGGTCATCATTGGCAACCTGCCTCATCTGCAGGACATTACCACCACGCTTGAGTTGCTCGGGCGCATGGGGGTTGAGCCCATCATGGGCGAGAAGATGAGCATTCAGCTCGATGGTCGCGTCAGGGACTGTCACGCGCCCTATGATCTGGTCAAAAAGATGCGGGCCTCGATTCTGGTGCTCGGGCCGTTGCTGGCACATTTCGGTACCGCCGATGTCTCGCTGCCCGGTGGCTGTGCCATCGGTTCGCGTCCGGTCGACCTTCACATTCGGGGCTTGCAGGCAATGGGCGCCGATATCCGGGTGGAGGGCGGTTATATCCGTGCCAGAGCACCGGGTGGACTGAAAGGCGCGCATATCGTGCTGGATACGGTCACGGTGACGGGTACTGAAAACCTTCTGATGGCCGCCACGCTCGCAAAGGGGCGTACCGTGCTGGAAAACGCCGCGCGTGAGCCTGAAATCGTGGATCTGGCCGAGTGCCTGATCGCGATGGGGGCCAACATCAGCGGTCATGGCAGCAGCACCATCACCATTGAGGGCGTTGAGCGCCTGCATGGCTGTCGTTATGACGTCATGCCCGATCGCATCGAAACCGGTACCTTTCTGGTGGCCGCTGCTGCGACGCGCGGCAGGGTGCGGGTTCGCAACGCCCGTGCCGATACCATGGAAGCCGTGCTGCTCAAGCTTGAGGAAGCCGGCGCCGAGATCGAAACCGGTGATGGCTGGATCTCGCTGGACATGCATGGTCGCAGACCGAAGGCGGTCAACATTCGCACGGCACCCTATCCTGCCTTCCCAACCGACATGCAGGCTCAGTTCGTGGCGCTCAACGCCGTCGCTGAAGGCAGCGGTCGCGTGGTGGAAACCATTTTTGAAAACCGGTTCATGCATGTGCAGGAAATCAATCGCATGGGCGCGGACATTTCACTGGAAGGCAACACCGCCCTGGTCAATGGTGTCGAGCATCTGAGCGGTGCGCCGGTCATGGCGACCGACCTTCGTGCTTCGGCCAGTCTTGTGATTGCGGCTCTGGTGGCCGAAGGCGAGACCGTGGTGGATCGTATCTATCACATCGATCGTGGCTATGAGTGCATCGAGGAAAAGCTTCAGCTGATGGGGGCGCGTATTCGCCGCGTGCCGCGCTAA
- a CDS encoding BolA family protein, whose protein sequence is MQPDEVKRLLEARVESCEFQVQGEGCNFQVTAIGDVFEGLTPVKRQQLIYAALSEEIASGALHAISIRTMTPAQRAEKSPDSDRA, encoded by the coding sequence ATGCAGCCTGATGAGGTCAAGCGCCTGCTTGAGGCGCGCGTTGAATCGTGTGAGTTTCAGGTTCAGGGAGAAGGGTGCAACTTCCAGGTCACCGCTATCGGCGATGTCTTTGAAGGCCTGACACCCGTCAAGCGTCAGCAGCTCATTTACGCCGCGCTTTCCGAAGAGATTGCCAGCGGTGCGCTGCATGCCATTAGTATCAGGACCATGACACCGGCTCAGCGGGCCGAAAAGTCGCCTGATTCAGATCGTGCCTGA
- a CDS encoding STAS domain-containing protein, whose translation MSKALYSDDVVSLEAREGALYLKGAPGFHNASDLATSGIQWLQGFDGSQVSFNLCGVSRTSSATISVLLEWLRAAQFKKLEVDRITLSDSMRELIEMAELGDVFPAHETSFASAEEA comes from the coding sequence ATGAGCAAGGCGCTCTACAGTGATGACGTGGTTAGCCTTGAAGCCCGAGAAGGTGCTCTTTATCTGAAAGGGGCGCCGGGTTTTCACAACGCGTCGGATCTGGCAACGTCCGGCATCCAGTGGTTGCAGGGGTTTGATGGGTCACAGGTCTCCTTCAATCTTTGTGGCGTCAGCCGTACCAGCAGTGCGACCATCTCGGTACTGCTCGAGTGGCTGCGCGCTGCACAGTTCAAAAAGCTGGAGGTCGATCGCATCACGCTGTCTGACAGCATGCGTGAGTTGATCGAAATGGCCGAACTTGGTGATGTTTTTCCGGCGCACGAAACCTCGTTTGCTTCCGCCGAGGAGGCATGA